A stretch of the Pseudomonas helvetica genome encodes the following:
- a CDS encoding O-succinylhomoserine sulfhydrylase, whose translation MSQEWDAGRLDSDLDGVAFDTLAVRAGQHRTPEGEHGDPMFFTSSYVFRTAADAAARFAGEVPGNVYSRYTNPTVRSFEERIAALEGAEQAVATATGMAAILAVVMSLCSAGDHVLVSRSVFGSTISLFEKYFKRFGIEVDYVPLAELSGWDAAIKANTKLLFVESPSNPLAELVDIAALSKIAHAKGAMLVVDNCFCTPALQQPLKLGADVVVHSATKFIDGQGRCMGGVVAGRSEQMKEIVGFLRTAGPTLSPFNAWIFLKGLETLNLRMKAHCANAQQLAEWLEQQDGIEKVHYAGLKSHPQHELAQRQQKGFGAVVSFEVKGGKDGAWRFIDATRLISITANLGDSKTTITHPSTTSHGRLAPQEREAAGIRDSLIRIAVGLEDVADLQADLARGLAAL comes from the coding sequence ATGAGTCAGGAGTGGGATGCCGGTCGGCTGGACAGCGACCTCGATGGCGTAGCGTTCGATACCCTGGCCGTACGCGCCGGTCAGCACCGTACGCCGGAAGGCGAACACGGTGATCCGATGTTCTTCACTTCGAGCTACGTGTTCCGTACCGCTGCCGATGCGGCGGCACGCTTCGCTGGCGAGGTGCCGGGCAACGTTTACTCGCGCTACACCAACCCGACCGTTCGCTCGTTCGAAGAGCGGATTGCCGCTCTCGAGGGTGCCGAGCAGGCAGTCGCAACGGCTACTGGTATGGCTGCGATCCTTGCGGTGGTGATGAGCCTGTGCAGTGCTGGCGATCATGTGCTGGTCTCGCGCAGCGTGTTCGGCTCGACCATCAGCCTGTTTGAAAAGTACTTCAAGCGTTTTGGCATCGAAGTCGATTATGTGCCTCTGGCTGAGCTGTCCGGCTGGGACGCGGCAATCAAGGCCAACACCAAATTGCTGTTCGTCGAATCGCCGTCCAATCCTTTGGCCGAGTTGGTGGACATTGCTGCGTTGTCGAAAATCGCTCACGCCAAGGGCGCGATGCTGGTGGTCGACAACTGCTTCTGCACGCCAGCCTTGCAGCAGCCGCTGAAGCTCGGTGCGGACGTGGTCGTGCATTCGGCTACCAAGTTCATCGACGGCCAGGGTCGTTGCATGGGCGGTGTGGTGGCCGGTCGTAGCGAGCAGATGAAAGAGATCGTCGGCTTCCTGCGCACCGCCGGGCCGACCTTGAGCCCGTTCAACGCCTGGATCTTCCTCAAGGGTCTGGAAACGTTGAACCTGCGCATGAAGGCGCACTGCGCCAATGCCCAGCAACTGGCCGAGTGGCTGGAGCAGCAGGACGGCATCGAGAAAGTCCACTATGCCGGCCTCAAGAGCCATCCGCAGCATGAGTTGGCTCAGCGCCAGCAGAAGGGTTTTGGCGCCGTGGTAAGTTTCGAGGTCAAGGGTGGCAAAGACGGCGCCTGGCGTTTTATCGATGCCACGCGTTTGATTTCAATCACCGCCAACCTCGGTGACAGCAAGACCACCATTACCCATCCGAGCACCACCTCTCACGGTCGCCTGGCGCCGCAAGAGCGTGAGGCGGCGGGGATTCGCGACAGCTTGATCCGCATTGCGGTCGGCCTCGAAGACGTGGCTGACCTGCAAGCGGATCTGGCGCGCGGGCTGGCTGCCTTGTGA
- a CDS encoding SDR family oxidoreductase, giving the protein MIELSAPASSANGRVALVTGAARGIGLGIAAWLVSEGWQVVLTDLDRARGSKVAKVLGDNACFIGMDVADEQQVAQGVAEVLGQFGRIDALVCNAAVADPHNITLESLDLAYWNRVLAVNLSGPMLLAKHCAPYLRAHSGAIVNLASTRAAQSEPDTEAYAASKGGLLALTHALAISLGPEIRVNAVSPGWIDTRDPATRRAEPLSDADHAQHPAGRVGTVEDVAAMVAWLLSKNAGFVTGQEFVVDGGMTKKMIYGD; this is encoded by the coding sequence GTGATCGAGTTGTCCGCGCCTGCAAGCAGCGCTAATGGCCGGGTTGCACTGGTTACCGGTGCTGCGCGCGGCATCGGTCTGGGGATTGCCGCCTGGCTGGTCAGCGAAGGCTGGCAGGTGGTGCTGACCGATCTGGACCGTGCGCGCGGCTCGAAGGTTGCCAAGGTGCTGGGCGACAACGCCTGCTTCATTGGCATGGACGTGGCCGATGAACAGCAGGTGGCTCAGGGCGTCGCCGAGGTGCTTGGGCAGTTCGGTCGCATCGACGCGCTGGTGTGCAATGCGGCCGTCGCCGATCCGCACAACATCACGCTGGAAAGCCTCGATCTGGCGTACTGGAATCGGGTGTTGGCGGTGAACCTCAGTGGGCCAATGTTGCTGGCCAAGCACTGTGCGCCTTACTTGCGCGCTCACAGTGGCGCCATCGTCAATCTGGCCTCGACCCGAGCGGCACAGTCAGAGCCGGATACCGAGGCTTACGCGGCGAGCAAGGGCGGTTTGCTGGCATTGACTCACGCCTTGGCCATCAGCCTGGGGCCAGAGATTCGGGTCAATGCAGTCAGTCCCGGCTGGATTGATACGCGTGATCCAGCGACGCGGCGTGCCGAACCGCTGAGTGATGCAGATCATGCTCAGCATCCGGCGGGCAGGGTAGGGACCGTCGAGGATGTGGCGGCGATGGTGGCCTGGCTACTGTCGAAGAATGCAGGGTTTGTCACGGGCCAGGAGTTTGTGGTCGACGGTGGCATGACCAAGAAAATGATTTATGGCGATTAA
- a CDS encoding FAD-binding oxidoreductase: MANTPYPESYYAASANAAPLRPMLQDDVETDICVIGAGYTGLSSALFLLESGFRVTVLEAAKVGFGASGRNGGQIVNSYSRDIDVIERSVGPKQAQMLGQMAFEGGKIIRDRVARYQIQCDLKDGGVFAAITSKQMGHLESQKRLWERYGHTQLELLDKRRIREVVACDQYVGGMLDMSGGHIHPLNLALGEAAAVESLGGTIYEQSPAVRIERGANPVVHTPQGKVRAKFIIVAGNAYLGNLVPELAAKSMPCGTQVITTEPLGDELAKSLLPQDYCVEDCNYLLDYYRLSGDKRLIFGGGVVYGARDPANIEAIIRPKMLKAFPQLKDVKIDYAWTGNFLLTLSRLPQVGRLGDNIYYSQGCSGHGVTYTHLAGKVLAEALRGQAERFDAFADLPHYPFPGGQLLRTPFAALGAWYYGLRDKFDF, translated from the coding sequence ATGGCGAACACCCCCTACCCGGAATCCTATTACGCGGCGTCGGCCAACGCCGCGCCGTTGCGCCCAATGCTGCAGGATGACGTAGAAACCGATATATGCGTTATTGGTGCGGGCTATACCGGCCTGTCCAGCGCATTGTTTCTACTGGAGAGCGGGTTTCGGGTGACGGTCCTGGAGGCAGCCAAAGTCGGCTTCGGCGCTTCGGGCCGCAACGGTGGCCAGATCGTTAACAGCTACAGCCGCGATATCGATGTGATCGAACGTAGCGTCGGCCCCAAGCAAGCGCAAATGCTCGGGCAGATGGCGTTCGAAGGCGGCAAGATCATTCGCGACCGAGTGGCCAGATACCAGATCCAGTGCGACCTGAAAGACGGCGGTGTATTTGCAGCCATCACCAGCAAGCAGATGGGCCATCTGGAGTCACAGAAGCGCCTGTGGGAACGCTACGGCCACACTCAGCTGGAACTCCTGGACAAGCGCCGCATTCGCGAGGTCGTCGCCTGCGACCAATACGTGGGCGGCATGCTCGACATGAGTGGCGGCCACATCCACCCGCTCAACCTGGCCCTGGGTGAAGCCGCTGCCGTCGAGTCGCTGGGCGGGACGATTTACGAACAGTCACCTGCCGTACGCATCGAGCGTGGCGCCAATCCGGTGGTGCATACGCCTCAAGGCAAGGTCAGGGCCAAGTTCATCATCGTCGCCGGCAATGCCTACCTGGGCAATCTGGTTCCAGAGCTGGCCGCCAAATCAATGCCGTGCGGCACCCAGGTGATCACCACCGAACCCTTGGGCGATGAGCTGGCGAAGAGTCTGTTGCCACAGGATTACTGCGTCGAGGACTGTAACTACTTGCTCGATTACTATCGCCTTTCTGGCGACAAGCGCCTGATCTTCGGTGGCGGCGTGGTATACGGCGCTCGGGATCCGGCGAACATCGAAGCGATCATTCGACCGAAGATGCTCAAGGCCTTCCCGCAGCTCAAGGATGTGAAGATTGATTACGCCTGGACCGGCAACTTCCTGCTGACCTTGTCGCGCCTGCCGCAGGTCGGACGCCTGGGCGACAACATCTATTACTCCCAGGGCTGTAGCGGCCATGGCGTGACTTACACGCACCTGGCAGGCAAAGTCCTGGCCGAAGCCTTGCGCGGCCAGGCAGAGCGCTTTGATGCCTTTGCCGACCTGCCGCACTACCCTTTCCCTGGCGGCCAGTTGTTGCGCACACCGTTTGCGGCGCTAGGCGCCTGGTATTACGGCCTGCGAGACAAGTTCGATTTCTGA
- a CDS encoding NADAR family protein, translated as MHDSKYLEDLRSRFNSGEELKYAFFWGHQRSKSGITSSCFSQWFNAEFTVEGQRYPTAEHFMMAEKAALFGDQEIRAQVLQAPTPNAAKALGRNVRGFNDHDWLQHRYAIVVRANQAKFSQNPELNAFLKETGSRIIVEASPVDSIWGIGLAQDDENASNPNLWRGLNLLGFALMQVRDET; from the coding sequence TTGCACGATTCTAAGTATCTAGAAGATCTCCGCTCCCGCTTCAATTCTGGAGAGGAGCTGAAATATGCCTTTTTCTGGGGACACCAGCGAAGTAAAAGTGGAATTACATCTTCGTGCTTTAGCCAGTGGTTCAACGCCGAATTCACTGTCGAGGGGCAACGCTACCCAACTGCCGAACATTTCATGATGGCAGAGAAGGCAGCCTTGTTCGGCGATCAAGAAATTCGTGCTCAAGTGCTCCAGGCTCCAACCCCCAACGCAGCCAAAGCTCTTGGCCGCAACGTGCGCGGGTTCAACGATCACGATTGGCTGCAACACAGATATGCAATTGTCGTCCGGGCCAACCAAGCCAAGTTCTCCCAAAACCCGGAGTTGAACGCTTTCCTCAAGGAGACCGGTTCTCGCATCATAGTTGAGGCAAGTCCGGTTGATAGCATCTGGGGCATTGGGCTCGCCCAGGACGACGAAAACGCGAGCAACCCCAACCTGTGGCGAGGCCTGAATCTGCTGGGGTTCGCGCTTATGCAGGTCCGCGACGAAACCTGA
- a CDS encoding N-acetyltransferase, which produces MIKIREATIEDIHVLRDIGIETYRDHFSDIWSPSGMQHFLSEDFSVLALQKSIGAPTHHCWLIALDEDDRAVGFSKVNWSKPMPITGKAGAELQKIYFLKTQAGKGYGKQLLQFIRRLAKDRKEHFIWLDVLKTNASARRFYEGFGFEVLGEIPFSTDKTEIGMVVMCCDISR; this is translated from the coding sequence GTGATCAAAATTCGAGAGGCGACCATTGAAGATATCCACGTACTTCGTGATATCGGCATAGAGACGTATCGGGATCACTTCTCCGACATCTGGAGCCCCTCAGGCATGCAGCATTTCTTGAGTGAAGACTTTTCAGTCCTGGCGCTTCAAAAATCGATAGGGGCACCCACACATCACTGTTGGCTCATAGCCCTCGATGAAGACGACAGAGCGGTAGGGTTCTCAAAGGTTAACTGGTCGAAGCCAATGCCTATTACCGGCAAGGCCGGTGCGGAACTCCAAAAAATTTACTTCCTCAAGACCCAAGCGGGCAAAGGCTACGGGAAACAGCTTCTGCAATTCATCCGCCGACTTGCCAAAGATCGTAAAGAGCATTTCATTTGGCTCGACGTACTAAAAACCAACGCCAGTGCGAGGCGCTTCTACGAGGGCTTCGGCTTCGAAGTACTGGGTGAGATCCCATTTAGCACCGACAAGACCGAGATCGGAATGGTTGTGATGTGCTGCGACATTTCCCGATAG
- a CDS encoding metallophosphoesterase: MTQVRRFTINTAGRDFAVGDIHGHFTRLQAALDAVGFNPATDRLFSVGDMVDRGPESTDVDVWLAKPWFFAVQGNHEQMAVDAHRLSHNGRAIYIHMLNGGAWLYGLSSAEQAFYVDLLAELPIAIEVMTPMGSVGIVHADCPFDDWAQMLGALEREQDSMQRSVQTICQWSRSRITSENSTGVSGIRAVIVGHTVVLQPAVLGNVYHIDTGGWMGGHFTLIDLATLECMPTVNPEMHGW; the protein is encoded by the coding sequence ATGACCCAGGTTCGGCGTTTCACAATCAACACCGCGGGCCGCGACTTTGCCGTGGGTGATATTCACGGCCATTTCACCAGGCTTCAGGCAGCACTTGATGCTGTCGGCTTCAACCCCGCAACCGATCGTCTGTTCAGTGTTGGCGATATGGTCGACCGTGGCCCCGAATCTACCGACGTTGATGTGTGGCTGGCCAAGCCGTGGTTCTTTGCCGTGCAGGGCAATCATGAGCAAATGGCGGTCGATGCCCATCGGCTCAGTCATAACGGTCGGGCCATTTACATACACATGCTCAACGGCGGTGCCTGGCTGTACGGTCTGTCCAGCGCTGAGCAGGCCTTCTATGTCGATCTGCTTGCCGAGCTGCCTATCGCAATTGAAGTAATGACGCCTATGGGATCGGTGGGGATCGTGCATGCCGATTGCCCGTTCGATGATTGGGCGCAAATGCTTGGAGCCCTTGAGCGGGAGCAAGACTCGATGCAGCGTAGTGTTCAAACTATCTGCCAGTGGTCGCGTTCTCGCATTACCAGCGAAAACTCTACTGGCGTCAGTGGCATCAGGGCCGTGATCGTCGGTCACACGGTGGTCCTTCAGCCTGCGGTGCTGGGCAATGTCTATCACATCGATACTGGCGGCTGGATGGGCGGCCATTTCACGCTGATTGATCTGGCTACTCTCGAGTGTATGCCGACGGTCAATCCAGAAATGCACGGCTGGTAA
- a CDS encoding NADPH-dependent FMN reductase gives MVQLLAISGSLRAASSNSALLRAAERLSPEGMLIRHYLEVGQLPHFDPDQADDPPQIVAELRGIIAEADGILISCPEYARGIPGSFKNALDWLVASQDFPGKPVALFNASPRASHAQAALKLVLETMSAIIVEPASITVDLLAKGMDEADIAASPQISQQIVSALGVFKNQIEGGRSGTVPV, from the coding sequence ATGGTGCAACTGCTTGCGATCTCAGGAAGCCTTCGCGCAGCCTCTTCAAACTCCGCGCTACTGCGTGCTGCCGAGAGGCTCAGCCCTGAAGGGATGTTGATCAGGCACTACCTGGAGGTGGGTCAATTACCTCACTTCGATCCGGATCAGGCTGACGATCCGCCGCAGATCGTCGCAGAGTTGCGTGGGATTATTGCCGAGGCGGACGGCATTCTGATTTCGTGCCCTGAGTACGCTCGTGGAATTCCGGGGTCATTCAAGAATGCACTGGATTGGCTCGTGGCCAGTCAGGACTTTCCCGGCAAGCCGGTAGCACTTTTCAATGCATCTCCACGAGCAAGTCACGCCCAGGCGGCACTCAAGTTAGTGCTGGAAACGATGTCCGCGATTATTGTCGAGCCCGCCTCGATAACAGTCGACTTGCTGGCTAAAGGAATGGATGAGGCAGACATCGCAGCGAGCCCGCAGATCAGTCAGCAAATCGTTTCGGCCTTGGGCGTATTCAAAAATCAAATTGAGGGTGGTCGTTCTGGCACTGTTCCTGTCTGA
- a CDS encoding alpha/beta hydrolase, with protein MNSSETPTLVLLPGMDGTGELFEPLLSALEGQFNTLVVSYPNDRSLSYAELQSIVLKALPTDSPFVLLGESFSGPIAISLAALQPPQLKGLVLCSTFVRNPRPRLRGLSFLLNILPLHPVPIGLISTLLLGHFSTPALRRSLHRAISLVTPSVMRARLRAVLTVDVAKELACVSVPTLYLRATHDRLVLATASALISQLKPDIRITKLDAPHCALQAAPHNATKSIKAFVSSL; from the coding sequence ATGAATTCATCAGAAACACCCACACTGGTTCTCCTCCCGGGGATGGATGGCACAGGCGAACTGTTCGAACCTTTACTCTCGGCACTGGAAGGGCAATTCAACACGCTCGTCGTGAGTTATCCCAACGACCGGTCCTTGAGTTATGCCGAACTGCAGTCAATAGTGCTCAAGGCATTGCCAACCGACAGCCCTTTTGTCTTGCTTGGCGAATCGTTCTCGGGGCCGATTGCCATTTCACTGGCAGCGCTGCAACCCCCTCAACTCAAAGGGCTCGTATTGTGCAGCACGTTTGTACGCAACCCGCGACCGCGACTACGTGGCTTGAGTTTTCTGCTGAATATCCTGCCACTGCACCCTGTACCTATCGGACTGATCAGCACACTATTACTGGGGCATTTTTCCACCCCTGCGCTGCGCCGCTCATTGCATCGGGCAATATCGCTGGTCACACCTTCGGTGATGCGTGCGCGGTTACGCGCCGTTCTGACTGTCGACGTGGCAAAAGAGCTCGCGTGTGTCAGCGTTCCAACCCTTTACTTGCGCGCAACTCATGATCGACTGGTACTTGCGACAGCCTCTGCGCTGATCTCGCAGCTCAAACCGGATATACGGATAACCAAGCTGGACGCTCCACATTGCGCACTTCAGGCAGCGCCTCATAACGCCACAAAAAGCATCAAAGCGTTCGTGAGCAGCCTGTGA
- a CDS encoding DUF2214 family protein produces MLVHWFLAAVHLLAYALALWGVLTRGMAFRRVDAEGAGARSVLLADNFWGVCALILLVTGGIRAFGGYEKGADYYLHQPLFHLKMTLFAIILLLETAPMVALIKWRIALRRGSLIDVGRVRLFARISHIEALLIILMVVAATGMARGVTFG; encoded by the coding sequence ATGCTGGTTCACTGGTTTCTCGCCGCGGTCCATCTCTTGGCCTATGCCCTGGCGCTCTGGGGTGTTCTGACGCGTGGCATGGCTTTTCGTCGAGTGGACGCAGAGGGTGCGGGGGCTCGCAGTGTTTTGCTGGCAGATAACTTTTGGGGAGTCTGCGCATTGATTCTTCTGGTTACCGGTGGGATCCGTGCCTTTGGCGGGTACGAAAAGGGGGCGGACTATTACCTGCATCAACCGCTGTTCCATCTGAAAATGACTTTATTCGCCATCATCCTGCTGCTTGAAACTGCACCGATGGTGGCCTTGATCAAGTGGCGGATTGCTTTGCGTCGAGGTTCGCTGATTGATGTCGGGCGGGTCCGTCTCTTTGCGCGGATCAGTCATATCGAGGCACTGTTGATTATCCTGATGG